A single genomic interval of Salvelinus namaycush isolate Seneca chromosome 41, SaNama_1.0, whole genome shotgun sequence harbors:
- the LOC120034131 gene encoding integrator complex subunit 1-like isoform X1 produces the protein MMNRPKPTTIRRPSAVKPSGHPPPGDFIALGSKSGGESKAPAVLLKPVSTLPTDRKRETSSSLPSSSGLSGLVKRPKISSTPPVGALGRLADVAAVDKRAISPSIKEPSVVPIEVPPAVLLDEIENAEQDGNDDRIEGLLCGAVKQLKMNRAKPDITLYLSLMFLAKIKPNLFATEGIIEALCSLLRRDASINFKAKGNSLVSVLACNLLMAAYEEDENWPEIFVKVYIEDSLGERIWVDGSHCKNFVDNIQTAFSTKMPPKSMLLQLQPDTGRSGGDISAGSSPHPSTPDEDDSQTELLIAEEKLSPEDDGQVMPRYEELSESVEDYVLDVLKDQLNRRQPMDNVSRNLLRLLTATCGYKEVRLMAVQRLEMWLQNPKLTRPAQDLLMSLCMNCSSHGADDMEVTSNLIKIRLKPKVILNHYMLCVRELLNAHKDNLGTMVKLVIFNELSNARNPNNMQVLHTLLQHSPEQAPKFLAMVFQDLLTNKDDYLRASRALLREIIKQTKHEINFQSFCLGLMQERKEATYVDMEFKERFVIQVTDLLTCSMMLGITAQVKEAGVAWDKGEKKNLDGLRSFQNNIAAIQRDAVWWLHSVVPTIAKVPSKDYIHCLHKVLFTEQPETYYKWDNWPPESDRNFFLRLCSEVPLLEDTLMRILVIGLSRDLPLGPADAMELADHLVKRAAGVQSDGTTSATAMDLDVLRVERIQLIDAVLNLCTYHHPENIQLPAGYTPPNLAIATLYWKAWLLLLVVAAFNPQKIGLAAWDGYPTLKMLMEMVMTNNYSYPPCTVADEETKTEMINRELQVSQREKQEILAFESHLAAASTKQTITESNSLLLSQLTSLDPQGPPRKPPPAVQEQVKSLNQSLRLGHLLCRSRNPDFLLNIIQRQASSQSMPWLADLVQSSEGSLDVLPVQCLCEFLLHDAADDNLPIEDDEEGESKEQRAKKRQRQQKQRQLLGRLQDLLLGPKADEQTTCEVLDYFLRRLSSSQVASRVLAMKGLSLVLTEGGLKDGEERDQPMDEDSRDAELLPGYQWLLQDLPKLPLFDSVRGMTSTALQQAIHMETDPQTISAYLIYLSQHAPVEEQASHNDLALDVARLIVERSTIMNSLFSKYSCRPESDAVLSALISIFSSYIRRMRKTKEGEDLYSWSESQDQVFLRWTTGETATMHILVVHAMVILLTLGPPKEESDFFNLLDIWFPDKKPLPTAFLVDTSEEALLLPDWLKLRMIRSEVARLVDAALQDLEPQQLLLFVQSFGIPVSSMSKLLQYLDQAVSHDSQTLEQNIMDKNYMAHLVEVQHERGATGGHTFHGLLSSSLPPRRDSTEVNRAKVTVETPSGSLKMRANQIPVIGPEDDLTGMLLQMFPLKVDLRRPIPPPRPLSLALQQALAQELVRARQRGHPQQGGVAVRLLQALAALLSSAHAGSLVMAMNRSHALSCPMLRQLHLYQRLVSQDVAFSSLFFKAVMEMMTWLENPAVEAGPLRALLKSFAGQYSQKHRLTDVRTGFLHLAEALAYRRDSDVAVRAIIATLKAGERCNAEPELIGKVLQGLVEGKSPYLEELLALLMTIGTETGTGSTTAGPVAMVIALLLQETEEQAVKMEVDTNNSSSEVTKTGSSSGLLVDWLGLLDPEVTSVCPDLQRKLLFALNKGKGTPSYRPYLLALLTHQSNWTTLHQCISALLSKQQDQRLDPSSALDFLWACSHIPRIWQGRDQKTPQKQTDTFVLRLNPEELISLVDLIMSESELNSRGDSSPPASAAVNAKSTLDHTSCSLIQSRLPLLHSCCHGDLERVKKVSEYLINCTKKWGDSVMSKRCQNLLLQLYLHFPEVIQHVTLPDATLSSEGAADGTTCKHDVLVHRLVTLLGDTGDTKSAENRMSDANLACRKLAVSHPVLLLRHLPMIGALLHGRIHLNFQEFRSQNHLTFFSNVLAILELLQPLVFHSEHQRALQDCLLSFMKILQNLRRPRMHPLAVFSKYVQFIQKYITHDAASAIPYLQKHSDILQGLSSEHPDLLLKSLLAGLTLPVKTGSSDSSAEDRDDESSSGSLPMVSISASVPLTAADMTKYLKKISREEAIEDVLEVLIEVEDKSKRNPEIIQYFTNDLRRLMSSTEELCRNMAFSLALRCIQNNPCTAADFLPTFMYCMGSGNFDVVQTALRNLPEYVLLCQEHADILLHKAFLVGIYGQIDTSSMISESMKVLHMEATT, from the exons ATGATGAATCGTCCCAAGCCTACAACGATTAGGCGGCCTAGTGCTGTGAAACCCTCCG GTCACCCTCCTCCAGGAGATTTCATAGCATTGGGGTCAAAGAGTGGCGGAGAGTCCAAAGCACCTGCAGTTCTCCTTAAGCCAGTGTCCACCTTACCCACTGATCGTAAACGAGAGACTTCCTCGTcacttccatcctcctctggccTGTCCGGCCTAGTGAAGCGCCCCAAgatctcctctacccctcctgtCGGCGCCCTAGGACGACTGGCTGATGTGGCAGCAGTGGACAAAAGGGCTATATCGCCTTCGATCAAGGAGCCCTCAGTGGTGCCCATAGAAG TCCCCCCAGCAGTGCTCCTGGATGAGATTGAGAATGCAGAGCAGGATGGAAATGATGATCGCATTGAAGGGTTGCTTTGTGGAGCTGTCAAACAACTGAAGATGAACCGGGCCAAACCTGACATAACACTATACCTCAGCCTCATGTTCCTGGCCAAGATTAAGCCCAATCTCTTTGCCACTGAAGGCATTATTGAG GCCTTGTGCAGTCTCCTTCGCCGGGATGCCTCCATCAACTTCAAAGCAAAGGGCAACAGTCTGGTGTCTGTGCTAGCCTGCAACCTGCTGATGGCAGCCTATGAGGAGGATGAGAACTGGCCAGAGATCTTTGTCAAA GTGTACATTGAGGACTCTTTGGGGGAGCGAATTTGGGTAGACGGTTCCCATTGTAAGAATTTTGTGGACAATATCCAGACTGCCTTCAGTACCAAAATGCCCCCAAAGAGTATGCTGCTGCAGTTGCAGCCTGACACTGGCCGCTCCGGTGGAGATATCAGTGCAG GGAGCAGTCCTCACCCCTCCACCCCAGATGAGGATGACAGCCAGACTGAATTGCTAATTGCTGAGGAGAAACTTAGCCCTGAAGATGATGGACAAGTTATGCCAAG GTACGAGGAGCTGTCTGAGAGTGTGGAGGACTATGTTCTAGATGTCCTGAAGGACCAGTTGAACCGCAGGCAGCCCATGGACAATGTGTCCCGTAACCTGCTGCGTCTGCTCACTGCCACCTGTGGCTACAAGGAGGTGCGGCTTATGGCTGTGCAGAGGCTGGAGATGTGGCTGCAGAATccaaag CTGACCCGTCCAGCTCAGGACCTTCTCATGTCTCTCTGTATGAACTGCAGCTCCCATGGAGCGGACGACATGGAGGTGACCTCCAACCTCATCAAGATCCGCCTGAAACCTAAAGTCATCCTCAATCACTACATGCTCTGTGTCAG GGAGCTACTGAATGCACACAAAGACAACCTGGGAACTATGGTGAAGCTGGTGATCTTTAACGAGTTGTCCAATGCCAGGAACCCCAACAACATGCAAGTCCTTCACACACTGCTCCAGCACAGCCCAGAGCAGGCCCCTAAG TTCCTGGCCATGGTGTTCCAGGACCTGCTGACCAATAAGGATGATTACCTGCGTGCCTCTCGAGCATTGCTGAGAGAGATCATCAAACAGACCAAGCACGAGATCAACTTCCAGTCCTTCTGCCTGGGTCTGATGCAGGAAAGGAAGGAGGCCACCTACGTCGACATGGAGTTCAAA GAACGCTTTGTGATCCAGGTCACAGACCTGCTCACGTGCTCCATGATGCTGGGCATCACAGCTCAGGTCAAGGAGGCTGGCGTTGCATGggacaaaggagagaagaaga ATCTGGATGGTCTGAGATCCTTTCAGAATAATATCGCTGCCATTCAGAGGGATGCTGTGTGGTGGCTTCACTCTGTTGTTCCCACTATTGCCAAAGTGCCATCCAAGGACTATATACACTG TCTTCACAAGGTGCTTTTCACAGAGCAACCAGAGACCTACTACAAGTGGGATAACTGGCCGCCTGAGAGCGACAGAAA TTTCTTCCTGCGGCTGTGCTCTGAAGTGCCTCTGCTGGAGGACACTCTGATGCGCATCTTGGTCATCGGACTGTCCCGTGACCTGCCTCTGGGCCCGGCCGACGCCATGGAGCTGGCGGACCACCTGGTGAAGAGGGCGGCCGGGGTCCAGTCCGATGGTACAACATCTGCAACAGCAATGG ATCTGGATGTGTTGAGAGTGGAGCGGATCCAGCTGATTGACGCAGTGCTGAACCTGTGCACCTACCACCACCCAGAGAACATTCAGCTGCCTGCGGG CTATACTCCTCCGAACCTGGCGATAGCCACACTCTACTGGAAAGCATGGCTCCTGCTACTTGTGGTGGCCGCTTTCAATCCACAGAAAATAG GCTTGGCTGCCTGGGATGGCTATCCCACACTGAAAATGCTCATGGAGATGGTTATGACAAA TAACTACTCCTACCCTCCATGCACGGTGGCCGATGAGGAGACCAAGACTGAGATGATCAACAGAGAGCTGCAGGTGTCccagagagagaagcaggagaTCCTGGCCTTCGAGAGCCACCTGGCAGCTGCCTCCACTAAGCAGACCATCACAGAGAGCAACAGCCTGCTGCTGTCTCAGCTCACCAGTCTGGACCCACA GGGGCCCCCTCGCAAACCCCCACCCGCAGTCCAGGAGCAGGTGAAGAGCCTTAACCAGTCCCTTCGCCTGGGTCACCTCCTCTGTCGCTCTCGCAACCCTGACTTCCTGCTCAACATCATCCAGAGACAG GCCTCCTCTCAGTCAATGCCCTGGCTGGCTGACCTGGTGCAGTCCAGTGAGGGGTCCTTGGATGTGCTGCCCGTGCAGTGCCTGTGTGAATTCCTGCTTCACGATGCTGCAGATGACAACTTGCCCATCGAGGATGACGAGGAAGGAGAGAGCAAAGAGCAGAGAGCCAAGAAAAGACAA AGGCAACAAAAGCAGAGGCAGCTCCTTGGACGGCTGCAGGATCTGCTGTTGGGTCCTAAAGCTGACGAACAGACCACGTGTGAGGTGTTGGACTACTTCCTGCGCCGCCTCAGCTCTTCTCAAGTGGCATCAAGAGTCCTGGCTATGAAG GGTCTGTCTCTGGTGCTGACTGAGGGGGGTCtgaaggatggagaggagagggaccaGCCCATGGATGAGGACTCCAGAGATGCTGAGCTCCTGCCAGGGTACCAGTGGCTCCTGCAGGACCTCCCCAAGCTTCCCCTGTTCGACAGCGTCCGGGGCATGACCTCCACCGCTCTGCAGCAG GCCATCCACATGGAGACAGACCCACAGACCATCAGCGCCTACCTCATCTACCTGTCCCAGCATGCACCAGTGGAGGAGCAGGCGTCTCACAATGACCTCGCTCTG GATGTGGCCCGTCTGATTGTCGAGCGCTCCACCATCATGAACAGCCTGTTCTCCAAGTACTCCTGCCGGCCCGAGTCAGACGCTGTGCTCTCGGCCCTCATCTCCATCTTCTCCAGCTACAtcaggaggatgaggaagacCAAAGAGGGAGAGGACCTCTACAGCTGG TCAGAATCTCAGGACCAGGTGTTTCTGCGTTGGACCACAGGGGAGACGGCCACCATGCACATCCTGGTGGTCCATGCCATGGTCATTCTCCTGACGCTCGGGCCACCCAAAG AGGAGAGTGACTTCTTCAACCTCCTGGACATCTGGTTCCCCGACAAGAAACCCCTCCCCACCGCCTTCCTGGTGGACACCTCCGAGGAGGCCCTGCTGCTACCTGATTGGTTGAAGCTGAGGATGATCCGGTCAGAGGTCGCACGATTGGTGGATGCAG CGCTGCAGGATCTGGAGCCCCAGCAGCTGCTGCTGTTTGTCCAGTCGTTTGGCATCCCCGTGTCCAGTATGAGTAAACTGCTGCAGTACCTGGACCAGGCCGTATCCCACGACTCACAGACACTGGAACAGAACATCATGGACAAGA ACTACATGGCTCATCTGGTGGAGGTGCAGCATGAGCGAGGCGCCACAGGGGGGCACACTTTCCACGGGTTGCTcagctcctctcttcctcctcgcAGAG ATAGTACTGAGGTGAACAGAGCCAAAGTTACCGTGGAAACTCCTAGTGGCTCCTTGAAGATGAGAGCCAATCAGATCCCAGTGATTGGGCCTGAGGATGACCTCACCGGCATGTTGCTTCAG ATGTTCCCTCTGAAGGTGGACCTCCGCAGGCCCATCCCCCCTCCCCGTCCCCTCTCCCTGGCCCTGCAGCAGGCTCTGGCACAAGAGCTGGTGCGTGCCAGACAGAGGGGGCACCCCCAGCAGGGTGGGGTGGCAGTGCGTCTCCTACAGGCCCTGGCTGCCCTGCTCAGCTCTGCCCACGCTGGGTCCCTCGTCATGGCCATGAACCGCAGCCACGCCCTTTCCTGCCCCATGCTGCGCCAGCTGCACCTCTACCAG CGGCTGGTGTCGCAGGACGTGGCCTTCTCATCTCTCTTCTTCAAGGCTGTCATGGAGATGATGACATGGTTGGAGAACCCGGCCGTGGAGGCGGGGCCGCTGCGGGCCCTGCTCAAGTCCTTCGCTGGACAGTATTCCCAGAAGCACCGGCTCACTGATG TTCGTACAGGCTTCCTCCACCTGGCTGAGGCCCTGGCTTATCGGAGGGACTCCGATGTGGCCGTGAGGGCTATAATCGCCACACTGAAGGCAGGGGAGAGATGTAACGCAGAGCCGGAACTGATAGGCAAAG TGTTACAGGGGCTAGTGGAGGGGAAGTCTCCATATTTGGAGGAACTTCTGGCCTTGCTAATGACTATTGGAACAGAGACGGGGACCGGCTCTACCACCGCAGGCCCTGTTGCCATGGTGATAGCGCTGCTTCTCCAGGAGACTGAAGAGCAAGCCGTGAAAATGGAGGTGGATACAAACAA CAGCAGCTCTGAGGTGACAAAGACTGGGTCCAGCTCAGGGCTGCTTGTTGATTGGCTGGGACTTCTTGACCCTGAGGTCACATCTGTGTGTCCCGACCTTCAGCGGAAGCTGCTCTTTGCTCTCAACAAG GGTAAAGGAACTCCCTCCTACAGACCATACCTTCTGGCATTGCTGACCCATCAGTCCAACTGGACAACTCTTCATCAGTGCATCAGTGCTCTTCTCAGCAAGCAGCAAGACCAACG ACTGGACCCATCTTCTGCTCTGGACTTCCTGTGGGCCTGCAGTCACATCCCTCGTATCTGGCAGGGCCGGGACCAGAAGACCCCACAG aaacAGACAGATACGTTTGTCCTGCGGTTGAACCCGGAGGAGCTTATCAGTCTGGTGGACCTCATCATGTCAGAGTCTGAGCTCAACAGCCGCGGCGACTCCTCCCCCCCTGCCAGCGCCGCCGTCAATGCCAAGAGCACCCTGGACCACACCTCCTGCTCCCTCATCCAGTCACGGCTGCCCCTGCTCCACAGCTGTTGCCATGGCGACCTGGAGAGAGTGAAGAAAGTCTCGGAATACCTCATCAACTGCACAAAGAAATGGGGAGACAG TGTGATGAGTAAGCGGTGCCAGAACCTCCTGCTCCAGCTCTACCTGCACTTCCCAGAGGTCATCCAGCACGTGACCTTACCTGACGCCACCCTGAGCAGCGAGGGGGCCGCCGACGGCACCACATGCAAG CACGACGTCCTGGTTCACCGTCTGGTCACGTTGCTAGGCGATACGGGAGACACAAAGTCGGCTGAGAACCGGATGTCAGACGCTAACCTGGCCTGCAGGAagctggctgtgtcccaccctgtcctcctcctcag ACACTTGCCGATGATCGGAGCGCTTCTCCACGGACGCATCCACCTCAACTTCCAGGAGTTCCGGAGCCAGAACCACCTGACATTCTTCAGCAACGTGCTGGCCATCCTGGAGCTGCTGCAGCCGTTAGTGTTCCACAGTGAACACCAGAGGGCGCTGCAGGACTGCCTGCTCTCCTTCATGAAGATCCTGCAG AACCTCAGGAGACCTCGTATGCATCCGTTGGCCGTCTTCAGTAAATATGTGCAGTTCATTCAGAAGTACATTACCCACGATGCAGCATCAGCCATTCCCTATCTACAGAAGCATTCCGATATCCTACA GGGGCTCTCGTCAGAGCACCCTGACCTGCTGCTCAAGTCCCTGTTGGCTGGCCTCACCCTGCCTGTGAAGACTGGCTCCTCTGACAGCTCTGCTGAGGACAGAGATG ATGAGTCGTCCTCTGGTTCCCTGCCCATGGTCAGTATCTCAGCCTCCGTTCCGCTGACTGCAGCTGACATGACCAAGTACCTGAAGAAGATCTCCAGGGAAGAAGCCATTGAAG ACGTGCTGGAAGTTCTGATCGAGGTGGAGGACAAGTCCAAGAGGAATCCTGAGATCATCCAGTACTTCACT AATGACCTGCGGAGACTGATGAGTTCTACTGAGGAGTTGTGCCGTAACATGGCCTTCAGCCTGGCCCTGCGCTGCATCCAGAACAACCCGTG CACTGCAGCAGACTTTCTGCCCACCTTCATGTACTGTATGGGCAGCGGGAACTTTGACGTGGTGCAGACAGCGCTTAGGAACCTGCCAGAATACGTGCTGCTCTGTCAAG AGCATGCAGACATCTTACTCCACAAGGCCTTCTTGGTGGGGATCTATGGGCAGATTGACACCAGCTCTATGATCTCTGAGTCCATGAAGGTCCTGCACATGGAGGCAACAACATGA